The following are encoded together in the Mammaliicoccus vitulinus genome:
- the gatB gene encoding Asp-tRNA(Asn)/Glu-tRNA(Gln) amidotransferase subunit GatB, with protein MHFETIIGLEVHVELKTESKMFSPSPAHFGAEANTNTNVIDLAYPGVLPVVNKTAVDWAMRAAMALNMDIARESKFDRKNYFYPDNPKAYQISQFDQPIGENGWIDIEVDGETKRIGITRLHMEEDAGKLTHKDGYSLVDLNRQGTPLIEIVSEPDIRSPKEAYAYLEKLRAIIQYTGVSDCKMEEGSLRCDANISLRPYGQEEFGTKAELKNLNSFNYVRKGLEHEEKRQAEVLLAGGEILQETRRFNESTGETILMRIKEGSDDYRYFPEPDLVPLYVDDEWKERVRKTIPDLPDVRKERYVNDLGLPAYDAHVLTLTKEMSDFFEEAIKHGADVKLTSNWLMGGVNEYLNKNQIELNDTALTPENLAGMIKLIEDGTMSSKIAKKVFPELAKNGGDAHQIMKDNGLVQISDEATLLGFVTEALDNNPQSVEDFKNGKGKAMGFLVGQIMKISKGQANPQVVNQLLKSELEKR; from the coding sequence GCTTAGAAGTACACGTCGAATTAAAAACAGAATCAAAAATGTTTTCACCATCACCAGCTCATTTTGGTGCGGAAGCTAATACAAATACAAATGTTATTGACTTAGCATATCCAGGTGTTTTACCAGTAGTTAATAAGACTGCTGTAGACTGGGCTATGCGTGCAGCAATGGCATTAAATATGGACATTGCAAGAGAATCAAAATTCGATAGAAAAAACTATTTCTATCCAGATAATCCAAAAGCTTATCAAATTTCTCAATTTGACCAACCAATCGGTGAAAATGGCTGGATTGATATTGAAGTAGATGGAGAAACAAAACGAATCGGCATTACACGCTTACACATGGAAGAAGATGCTGGTAAATTAACACATAAAGATGGCTATTCATTAGTAGATTTAAACCGTCAAGGTACGCCATTAATTGAAATCGTATCAGAACCTGATATTCGTTCACCTAAAGAAGCATACGCTTATTTAGAAAAATTACGCGCAATCATCCAATATACAGGCGTATCAGACTGTAAAATGGAAGAAGGTTCATTACGTTGTGATGCGAACATCTCATTACGTCCATATGGTCAAGAAGAGTTCGGTACAAAAGCAGAGCTTAAAAACTTAAACTCATTTAATTATGTGCGTAAAGGTTTAGAACATGAAGAAAAACGTCAAGCAGAAGTATTGTTAGCAGGCGGAGAAATCTTACAAGAAACACGCCGTTTTAATGAATCAACAGGAGAAACGATTTTAATGCGTATTAAAGAAGGTTCAGATGATTATCGTTACTTCCCAGAGCCAGACTTAGTGCCATTATATGTTGATGATGAATGGAAAGAACGCGTGCGTAAAACAATTCCTGACTTACCAGATGTTCGTAAAGAACGTTACGTAAATGACTTAGGATTACCTGCATATGATGCACATGTATTAACTTTAACTAAAGAAATGTCAGATTTCTTTGAAGAAGCTATTAAACATGGTGCAGATGTAAAATTAACTTCTAACTGGTTAATGGGCGGAGTTAATGAATATTTAAACAAAAATCAAATCGAACTTAATGATACTGCACTTACACCTGAAAACTTAGCAGGCATGATCAAGCTAATAGAAGACGGTACAATGAGCAGTAAAATCGCTAAAAAAGTATTCCCAGAATTAGCGAAAAATGGTGGAGACGCTCATCAAATTATGAAAGACAATGGTCTAGTTCAAATTTCTGATGAAGCAACACTATTAGGTTTTGTTACTGAAGCATTAGATAACAATCCACAATCAGTAGAAGACTTTAAAAATGGTAAAGGCAAAGCAATGGGCTTCTTAGTTGGTCAAATTATGAAAATTTCAAAAGGACAAGCTAACCCACAAGTTGTTAACCAATTATTAAAATCAGAATTAGAAAAAAGATAA
- a CDS encoding diacylglycerol kinase produces MKKKARIIYNPTSGRELFKRALPDVLIKLEQAGYETSAHATTSAGDATKAAREALKYDYDVIIAAGGDGTLNEVINGIAEAKKRPKLGLIPMGTVNDFGRALLIPNSIMEAVDTIIKGDLVPVDVGKMNNRYFINIAGGGKITEVSYEAPSKLKTMVGPLAYYIKGIEMLPQIKATDIRIEYDGNVFQGEAMMFLIGLTNSIGGFEKLVPDADINDGNFTLLILEKVNFAELGHILTLASRGEHVNHPKVHYTKAKTINVSSFEQIQLNVDGEFGGVLPANFLNLKQHIQVFSKLERVKREHGIETVERERERLHEEQTEE; encoded by the coding sequence ATGAAGAAAAAAGCGAGAATCATTTATAACCCAACATCAGGAAGAGAATTATTTAAAAGGGCGTTACCTGATGTTTTAATCAAATTAGAACAAGCTGGCTATGAGACAAGTGCACATGCGACAACGAGTGCCGGTGATGCTACGAAAGCAGCTAGAGAAGCTTTAAAGTATGATTATGATGTAATCATTGCAGCTGGTGGAGATGGCACATTAAATGAAGTGATTAATGGCATTGCTGAAGCTAAAAAGCGTCCTAAACTAGGATTGATTCCTATGGGTACTGTTAACGATTTTGGTAGAGCGCTTCTCATACCGAACAGTATTATGGAAGCAGTAGATACGATCATTAAAGGTGATTTAGTTCCTGTAGATGTAGGTAAGATGAACAATCGTTATTTTATAAACATTGCTGGCGGTGGGAAAATTACAGAAGTTTCTTACGAGGCACCAAGTAAGCTTAAAACGATGGTAGGTCCATTAGCTTATTACATTAAAGGTATAGAAATGCTACCTCAAATTAAAGCTACTGATATTCGTATTGAATATGATGGCAATGTATTCCAAGGTGAAGCAATGATGTTCTTGATTGGCTTAACAAATTCAATTGGTGGCTTTGAAAAGTTAGTGCCTGACGCTGACATTAATGACGGCAATTTCACATTGCTTATTTTAGAAAAAGTGAATTTTGCAGAACTTGGTCATATTTTAACACTTGCTTCTAGGGGTGAACATGTCAATCATCCTAAAGTTCATTATACAAAAGCTAAAACGATAAACGTTTCATCTTTTGAACAAATTCAACTAAATGTAGACGGAGAATTTGGTGGCGTATTACCTGCTAATTTCTTAAACTTAAAGCAGCATATTCAAGTTTTCTCTAAACTTGAAAGGGTGAAGAGAGAGCATGGGATTGAGACAGTAGAAAGAGAACGAGAAAGATTACACGAAGAACAAACAGAAGAATAA
- the rlmD gene encoding 23S rRNA (uracil(1939)-C(5))-methyltransferase RlmD, whose amino-acid sequence MAGIVNKNEIYTGQVIDFTHEGHGVVKFDRYPIFVPNAIKDETIEFKVIKVKKQFAIGKLITIKEASENRVEAPCEYYNVCGGCQLQHLGYSAQLEMKKEQVVNLFKRKSNFEDTIIHNTIGMENPWQYRNKSQIPVGRNREGEIELGFYRQRSHDIVNIDHCMIQDEKHDQIMIKLKALLEQINISVYNEQKHKGELRHIILRSGYYTGETMIIFVTNSKQLSHKNKIIEYITAEFDNVVSIKHNINLEKSNVIMGNTSHTLYGEETITDKLSEYQFKISDTSFYQINPVQTEKLYRKALEYAQLDGEETVIDAYCGIGTIGSYMSQQAKHVYGVEVVEQAIENAKENAEINHIDNATWEAGKAEEVILKWQKEGIKPEVVMVDPPRKGCDQTFIETLIELSPKRIVYISCNPATQVRDVEILKRSGYQLKEITPVDMFPHTTHVETVALIEKTNN is encoded by the coding sequence ATGGCGGGTATAGTAAATAAGAATGAAATATATACAGGACAAGTTATTGATTTTACACATGAAGGTCACGGTGTCGTAAAGTTTGATCGTTATCCGATTTTTGTACCAAACGCAATAAAAGATGAAACGATTGAATTTAAAGTCATTAAAGTAAAAAAGCAATTTGCTATCGGTAAATTGATAACGATTAAAGAAGCATCTGAAAATAGAGTAGAAGCACCATGTGAATATTATAATGTGTGTGGAGGATGTCAACTTCAACATTTAGGTTATTCAGCACAATTAGAAATGAAAAAAGAACAAGTTGTAAACTTGTTCAAGCGTAAGTCAAACTTTGAAGATACGATCATTCATAACACTATTGGTATGGAAAATCCGTGGCAATATCGAAATAAATCTCAAATACCAGTGGGTAGAAATAGAGAAGGTGAAATCGAGCTTGGATTCTATAGACAGAGAAGTCATGATATCGTAAATATTGATCATTGTATGATACAAGACGAAAAGCACGATCAAATTATGATTAAACTGAAAGCATTGTTAGAACAAATTAATATAAGTGTTTATAACGAGCAAAAGCATAAAGGGGAATTAAGGCACATCATATTGAGAAGCGGGTATTATACTGGCGAAACAATGATTATATTTGTTACGAATAGTAAACAATTAAGCCATAAAAACAAAATTATAGAATATATTACAGCAGAATTTGATAACGTGGTCAGCATTAAACATAATATAAATTTAGAAAAATCAAACGTTATTATGGGTAACACATCTCATACATTGTATGGAGAAGAAACGATTACAGATAAATTATCAGAATATCAATTTAAAATATCCGATACATCTTTCTATCAAATTAACCCAGTTCAAACAGAAAAATTATATCGTAAAGCATTAGAGTATGCTCAATTAGATGGAGAAGAAACGGTTATAGATGCATATTGTGGTATAGGAACGATAGGCTCTTACATGTCACAACAAGCAAAACACGTATATGGCGTTGAAGTCGTAGAACAAGCTATAGAAAATGCGAAAGAAAACGCAGAAATCAATCATATTGATAATGCAACATGGGAAGCAGGAAAAGCTGAAGAAGTCATATTAAAATGGCAAAAAGAAGGCATAAAGCCAGAAGTTGTTATGGTCGATCCACCTAGAAAAGGCTGTGACCAAACATTTATAGAAACTTTAATAGAACTGTCACCAAAGAGAATTGTCTATATATCATGTAATCCAGCAACACAAGTAAGAGATGTAGAAATATTAAAAAGAAGCGGTTATCAATTAAAAGAAATTACACCAGTAGACATGTTCCCACATACAACACATGTTGAAACAGTCGCTTTAATAGAAAAAACAAATAATTGA
- a CDS encoding PQQ-dependent sugar dehydrogenase, giving the protein MKSVLVSAISLSFLLSACGSDSSEDSNNQTEEHKEQSQNDNSKQQRDSDKEQDRKQTKGVEVVTDRLDTPWSIIKTGNIFYLTERPGKIVKVEDGKKTEQDVKLKEDVSTASEAGLLGLALAPDFEDSHEAYAYYTYENDKGQFNRIVKLKLDDHTWTEEQVLLDDIPSGQFHHGGRLKIGPDDKLYATAGDASDEENAQDKKSLGGKILRLNLDGSKPSDNAFSNSYVYSYGHRNPQGMVWTTDDKMYASEHGNQANDEINEITKGKNYGWPVIEGNEEKASMETPLFTSGSDDTWAPSGLAFHDGIIYSAALRGEGIMKFDIAQDKMDKVATDYGRIRDVYIENETLYFISNNSDGRGNPSNKDDKLYKVSLRQLK; this is encoded by the coding sequence ATGAAAAGCGTGCTAGTAAGTGCGATATCGCTTAGTTTTTTATTGTCTGCTTGTGGTAGTGATTCGAGTGAGGATTCAAATAATCAAACTGAAGAGCATAAAGAACAGTCTCAGAATGATAATAGTAAACAACAACGTGATTCGGACAAAGAACAGGATCGTAAGCAAACTAAAGGTGTTGAGGTTGTCACAGATCGTTTGGATACACCATGGAGTATTATAAAGACTGGAAATATATTTTATTTAACGGAGCGTCCTGGAAAAATTGTGAAGGTTGAAGATGGTAAGAAGACAGAACAAGATGTAAAGTTGAAAGAAGATGTTTCTACCGCTAGTGAGGCTGGTCTTTTAGGTTTAGCGCTTGCGCCTGATTTTGAGGATTCTCATGAAGCTTACGCTTATTATACCTATGAAAATGACAAGGGTCAGTTTAATCGCATTGTGAAGTTGAAATTAGATGATCATACGTGGACTGAAGAGCAAGTATTGTTAGATGATATTCCGAGTGGTCAATTTCATCATGGTGGTAGATTGAAAATTGGTCCTGACGATAAGTTATATGCTACGGCAGGTGATGCTTCTGATGAGGAAAATGCACAAGATAAAAAATCTTTAGGTGGTAAGATTTTAAGGTTAAATCTTGATGGTAGTAAACCGAGTGATAATGCTTTTTCTAATTCTTATGTTTATAGTTACGGTCATAGAAACCCACAAGGTATGGTTTGGACTACAGATGACAAAATGTACGCAAGTGAACATGGTAATCAAGCGAATGATGAAATAAATGAAATTACTAAAGGGAAAAATTATGGTTGGCCTGTAATTGAAGGTAATGAAGAAAAAGCTAGTATGGAAACACCATTGTTTACTTCTGGATCTGATGATACTTGGGCGCCTTCTGGTCTAGCTTTTCATGATGGTATAATCTACTCGGCTGCACTACGTGGAGAAGGCATTATGAAGTTTGATATTGCTCAAGACAAAATGGATAAAGTTGCTACAGATTATGGAAGAATTAGAGATGTTTATATTGAAAATGAAACTTTATATTTTATAAGTAATAATTCAGATGGAAGAGGAAATCCTTCAAATAAAGATGACAAATTGTATAAAGTATCTTTAAGACAATTGAAATAA
- a CDS encoding DUF3267 domain-containing protein: protein MLKIDLVNNVSVLKRLALLQFVLFLSLILMSFKVIANVIYIYEEGFIRNIVTGIIGLIVLVFIHELIHGICFKIFNPSAKVQYGYMKGMFYATTPHSIYRRKQFYIILLAPFIIISLVLLVTLLWLQVTSIIYIFAFHGAACIGDFYMAQIIFSNKQMNYVEDTDVGINLYADNKDFQSIS, encoded by the coding sequence ATGCTTAAAATTGATTTAGTTAACAACGTATCTGTATTAAAGAGGCTAGCGTTATTACAATTCGTCTTATTTCTTTCATTAATCTTAATGAGTTTCAAAGTAATAGCGAATGTTATATATATTTATGAAGAAGGGTTCATAAGAAATATCGTAACCGGGATAATAGGATTAATTGTTTTAGTATTTATACATGAATTGATTCACGGTATTTGTTTTAAAATATTTAATCCTTCTGCAAAAGTGCAATATGGTTATATGAAAGGTATGTTTTATGCGACAACGCCTCACTCTATATATAGGAGAAAACAGTTTTATATTATATTATTAGCACCATTTATCATTATCAGCTTAGTTTTACTTGTTACTTTATTATGGTTACAAGTAACTTCTATTATTTATATATTTGCTTTTCATGGAGCAGCATGTATAGGAGATTTCTATATGGCTCAAATTATTTTTAGTAATAAACAAATGAATTACGTCGAAGATACTGATGTTGGAATTAATTTGTACGCAGACAACAAAGACTTTCAATCAATAAGTTAA
- the dinB gene encoding DNA polymerase IV → MERRIIHIDMDAFFAQVEVRDNPSLKGKPVIIGGRASGRGVVSTASYEARKFGVHSAMPMAQAHQLCPDGYYVRPRLNHYREVSNEIMAIFKSYTDIVEPLSLDEAYLDVTELVRRDLSASTIAQYIQRDIYDKTHLTSSAGISYNKFLAKLASGMNKPSGRTVIHYDNAHDLLMSLPIGDFAGIGKVTEEKMKELGIHTGKDLHQYNQMELIQLFGKRGVSFYNKVRGIDESPVKPTRIRKSIGRETTFETDQNDDDFILNTIRKLSGEVANRADKHELAGRTITVKLKTHDFETLSKQTSSNTPVYDEVEIYNIAYDLYNALKDADTSIRLVGVSIGNLVSRTYRNLTIYDFI, encoded by the coding sequence ATGGAACGGCGAATCATTCATATTGATATGGATGCATTCTTTGCTCAAGTAGAAGTGAGGGATAATCCAAGTTTAAAAGGCAAACCCGTCATAATAGGTGGACGTGCTTCAGGTAGAGGTGTTGTTTCGACAGCGAGTTATGAAGCGAGAAAATTCGGTGTGCATTCTGCAATGCCAATGGCTCAAGCGCATCAGCTATGTCCAGATGGATATTACGTACGTCCTAGGTTGAATCATTATAGAGAAGTTTCCAATGAAATTATGGCAATATTTAAGAGTTATACAGATATTGTAGAACCTTTATCACTTGATGAAGCTTATTTAGATGTTACAGAACTTGTTAGAAGAGATTTATCAGCTTCGACGATTGCTCAATATATACAAAGAGATATTTATGATAAGACACATCTTACTTCATCAGCAGGTATTTCTTATAATAAATTTCTAGCTAAACTTGCGAGTGGAATGAATAAACCGAGTGGAAGAACTGTCATACATTATGACAATGCACACGATTTATTGATGTCATTACCGATTGGAGATTTTGCAGGTATAGGTAAAGTAACAGAAGAAAAAATGAAAGAATTAGGAATTCATACGGGTAAAGATTTACACCAATATAACCAAATGGAGCTCATTCAGTTATTTGGAAAAAGAGGCGTCAGTTTTTATAACAAAGTGCGAGGGATAGACGAATCTCCCGTTAAACCTACGAGAATTAGAAAATCAATCGGAAGAGAAACGACTTTCGAAACGGATCAAAATGATGATGATTTTATTTTAAATACGATTCGGAAATTAAGTGGGGAAGTTGCAAATAGAGCAGATAAGCATGAACTGGCAGGAAGAACGATTACAGTTAAGTTGAAAACACATGATTTTGAAACTCTGTCTAAACAGACAAGTAGTAACACACCTGTATATGATGAAGTGGAAATATACAATATAGCATATGATTTATATAATGCACTTAAAGATGCTGACACGTCTATTCGGCTAGTCGGTGTATCCATCGGAAATTTAGTATCTAGAACGTACCGCAATTTAACGATATATGATTTCATATAA
- a CDS encoding 3'-5' exonuclease has translation MSSFVALDFETANGSPESICSVGMVKVVNHQITETFYTLVNPEDYFSNMNIKIHKIKPSDVTNSPTFDVVFPYMMDFIGELPVVAHNAKFDMNVLFKSLNKLNLEIPDLTYFCSCILARKTVNNHRYGLAHMMTYYNIDFKGHHHALNDAKACAIITYRLLKHYQDLDSVLSIYGKTLSDKKYV, from the coding sequence ATGTCTTCATTTGTAGCACTAGATTTTGAAACAGCTAATGGTAGCCCCGAAAGTATATGTTCTGTTGGAATGGTAAAAGTAGTTAATCATCAAATTACCGAGACATTTTATACTTTAGTTAATCCAGAAGATTATTTTTCAAATATGAATATTAAAATCCATAAAATTAAACCTTCTGACGTGACAAATTCACCTACTTTTGATGTTGTCTTTCCATATATGATGGACTTCATTGGTGAATTACCCGTCGTTGCACATAATGCTAAATTTGATATGAATGTATTGTTTAAGTCACTCAATAAACTCAACTTAGAAATCCCTGATTTAACATACTTTTGTTCATGCATATTAGCTAGAAAAACCGTAAACAATCATAGGTATGGTCTAGCGCATATGATGACTTATTATAATATTGATTTCAAAGGCCATCACCATGCTTTAAATGATGCAAAAGCATGTGCAATTATAACTTATCGACTCTTAAAGCATTACCAAGACTTAGATTCAGTGTTAAGTATATATGGCAAAACATTATCAGATAAAAAATATGTATAA
- a CDS encoding ferritin yields MLSKNILDALNNQLNHEFYAAHAYMAMAAYCADKSYDGFANFYIQQAKEERFHGMKIYNYINDRGEKAIFTSLDAPKTEFNSLLETFKDGLAQERDVTRRFYNLSEIAKNENDFATISFLNWFLDEQVEEESMFETHIDYLERIQEDNNALFIYEKELSARHFDESAE; encoded by the coding sequence ATGTTATCTAAAAATATACTAGATGCTTTAAACAATCAATTAAATCATGAATTTTACGCAGCACATGCATATATGGCAATGGCAGCATATTGTGCAGACAAGAGTTACGATGGATTTGCAAACTTCTATATTCAACAAGCTAAAGAAGAACGTTTCCATGGCATGAAAATATATAACTATATTAATGATCGTGGTGAAAAAGCTATTTTCACATCATTAGATGCACCTAAAACTGAATTCAATTCTTTATTAGAAACATTTAAAGATGGATTAGCTCAAGAGCGAGATGTAACACGTCGCTTCTATAATTTATCCGAAATTGCTAAAAATGAAAATGACTTTGCTACAATTTCATTTTTAAACTGGTTCTTAGATGAACAAGTTGAAGAAGAATCAATGTTTGAAACACATATTGATTATTTAGAAAGAATTCAAGAAGATAACAATGCACTATTTATATATGAAAAAGAATTAAGTGCTCGTCACTTTGATGAAAGCGCAGAATAA
- a CDS encoding Mur ligase family protein, with protein MKKYVAKNIAKLARYASRKVGKQGTDLPGQLARKIDPLILRKLANEVDEIVMISGTNGKTTTSNLIGYTLKKNNIEIIHNTEGANMAAGITSSFIVQSNKNTKIAIIEIDEGSIPRVLKEMTPTMMVVTNFFRDQMDRFGEIDTMVDNIANSIKDKGIKLLLNADDPFVSRLKIASDDIVYYGMKKGIHDFEQSTMVESKYCPNCGRLLNYSHVHYNQIGHYTCECGFNRATPQYEVTAFKQAPFIQVGLNDASFDMKIAGDFNVFNVIAAYTVLRELGLNDQSIKAGFESYTSDNGRMQYYKNSKKEALINLAKNPAGLNASLSVGEQVDGEKVYLIGLNDNGADGRDISWIYDADFEKLSRQNIKAIICTGQRAEELALRLKYAEVEAKVIIEQSIEQATELSMTYPQFTVAIPNYTSLSPMHRTLNKAFKEEA; from the coding sequence ATGAAGAAGTATGTTGCGAAAAATATAGCAAAACTTGCTCGATATGCAAGTAGAAAAGTTGGTAAACAAGGTACGGATCTTCCGGGACAATTAGCACGTAAAATAGACCCACTTATTTTAAGGAAATTAGCTAATGAAGTAGATGAAATTGTGATGATAAGTGGTACGAATGGTAAAACGACGACATCTAATTTAATTGGTTATACATTGAAGAAGAACAATATCGAAATTATACATAATACTGAAGGGGCCAATATGGCTGCGGGAATCACTTCAAGTTTTATTGTTCAATCTAATAAAAATACAAAAATTGCAATTATAGAGATTGATGAGGGTTCAATTCCAAGAGTATTGAAGGAAATGACACCTACAATGATGGTTGTAACAAACTTCTTTAGAGATCAAATGGACAGATTTGGTGAGATTGATACAATGGTTGATAACATTGCCAATTCCATTAAAGATAAAGGCATTAAATTGCTACTCAATGCTGACGATCCATTTGTAAGTAGATTGAAAATAGCGAGTGACGATATTGTTTATTATGGTATGAAAAAAGGCATTCACGATTTCGAGCAAAGCACGATGGTTGAAAGTAAATATTGTCCTAATTGCGGACGTTTACTAAATTATAGTCATGTTCATTACAATCAAATCGGCCATTACACTTGTGAATGTGGATTTAATAGAGCGACACCTCAATATGAAGTGACTGCTTTTAAACAAGCACCGTTTATACAAGTTGGCTTAAATGATGCAAGCTTTGATATGAAAATTGCTGGAGATTTCAATGTGTTTAATGTTATTGCAGCGTATACAGTGTTACGAGAATTAGGACTTAATGATCAATCAATTAAAGCTGGATTTGAGAGTTATACATCAGATAACGGACGTATGCAATATTATAAAAATAGTAAAAAAGAAGCGTTAATCAACTTGGCTAAAAATCCAGCAGGTCTCAATGCAAGTTTATCAGTTGGTGAACAAGTTGATGGAGAAAAAGTTTATTTAATCGGCTTAAATGATAATGGTGCGGATGGTAGAGATATTTCTTGGATTTATGATGCTGACTTTGAAAAGCTATCAAGACAAAACATTAAAGCAATCATATGCACAGGCCAAAGAGCTGAAGAATTAGCTTTAAGATTGAAATATGCAGAAGTTGAAGCAAAAGTTATCATCGAACAATCAATAGAACAGGCAACTGAATTATCGATGACGTATCCTCAATTTACGGTTGCGATACCAAATTATACATCGTTATCACCAATGCATCGCACATTGAATAAAGCCTTTAAGGAGGAAGCATAA
- a CDS encoding type 1 glutamine amidotransferase has protein sequence MSSIKIYHFMPDKLNLYGDIGNIIALKQRAKWRNINVEVVDITETDDLSLDECDIFFIGGGSDREQSLATEQLKKIKTQLKNAIEDGMPTLTICGGYQFLGSEYVTPDGTRLEGLNILNIFTESKKERLIGDIVIESETFGQIVGFENHGGRTYHEYPTLGKVVDGYGNNDTDKREGIHYKNLLGTYLHGPILPKNHEITDYLLKQACIRKGIAFEPEKLDNTVEEAAKQAIIKRLLKAK, from the coding sequence ATGTCATCTATAAAGATATATCATTTTATGCCAGACAAATTAAATTTATACGGAGATATTGGAAATATTATCGCCCTGAAACAACGTGCGAAATGGCGCAATATTAACGTCGAAGTAGTGGATATAACAGAAACAGATGACTTAAGTTTAGACGAATGTGATATCTTCTTTATTGGCGGCGGTAGTGATAGGGAACAAAGCCTTGCTACAGAACAATTAAAGAAAATTAAAACACAACTTAAAAATGCAATAGAAGATGGTATGCCAACATTAACAATTTGTGGAGGTTATCAATTTCTAGGTTCGGAGTATGTAACGCCGGATGGTACAAGGTTAGAAGGTTTAAATATACTTAATATATTCACTGAATCAAAAAAAGAGCGTTTAATAGGAGATATCGTAATTGAATCTGAAACATTTGGTCAAATAGTAGGCTTTGAAAACCATGGTGGAAGAACATATCACGAATACCCAACACTTGGAAAAGTTGTTGATGGATATGGAAACAATGATACAGACAAACGAGAAGGTATACATTATAAAAACTTATTAGGTACATATTTACATGGACCAATATTGCCAAAAAATCATGAAATTACAGATTACTTATTGAAACAAGCTTGTATACGTAAAGGCATAGCATTCGAACCAGAAAAATTAGATAATACAGTTGAAGAAGCGGCAAAACAAGCTATAATAAAAAGATTGTTAAAAGCGAAATAA
- a CDS encoding FUSC family protein, which translates to MKENWLTRIIGARIIKTGLATFLTALICMLLSLNPIFAVITSIVTIEPTAKASLKKAFVRFPASILGAFIAVISTYFFGESPLSYSLAATVTILLCYQLKLIDGMLVAAITAVAMVPVIHEAFVYNFVSRLATTTIGLATAGIVNFIILPPKYINQIEHINNEMDNRILKIYINRLKELLLGEYESHPSMKKMTSLQQDATKIEQLIKYQKEEYDYHRTKKESKTHIRKVEMKYHTNRLLNAHLLNLIYLPENTKVIFTEKERIAISHFLKSYEHLLATKEFMKQKKAATTLKNSVKGLDEFDENQIKSHIIYEILMINKILNDRYSKISN; encoded by the coding sequence ATGAAAGAAAATTGGTTAACTAGAATTATCGGTGCAAGAATTATTAAAACAGGATTAGCGACATTTTTAACCGCTTTAATTTGCATGTTATTAAGCTTAAATCCTATATTTGCAGTTATAACATCTATCGTAACAATTGAACCTACAGCTAAAGCTTCTTTAAAGAAAGCTTTTGTACGTTTCCCCGCATCTATACTTGGTGCATTTATTGCTGTTATTAGCACATATTTCTTTGGTGAATCACCATTAAGTTATTCATTAGCTGCAACTGTAACCATTTTATTATGTTATCAACTGAAATTAATAGATGGCATGCTTGTAGCAGCCATTACAGCTGTTGCTATGGTACCTGTTATTCATGAAGCCTTTGTTTATAACTTTGTTTCTCGTCTAGCAACAACCACTATCGGCTTAGCTACAGCAGGAATTGTTAATTTTATTATTTTACCACCTAAATATATTAATCAAATTGAACATATAAATAATGAAATGGATAACAGAATTTTAAAGATATACATAAATAGACTTAAAGAACTTTTGCTTGGTGAATATGAATCTCATCCATCAATGAAAAAGATGACATCACTTCAACAAGATGCTACTAAAATTGAACAACTCATTAAATATCAAAAAGAAGAATATGATTACCACCGTACAAAGAAAGAATCTAAAACACATATTAGAAAAGTTGAAATGAAATATCATACAAATCGATTGCTTAATGCACATCTGCTCAATCTAATTTATTTGCCTGAAAACACTAAAGTTATTTTCACAGAAAAAGAGCGAATCGCAATCTCTCATTTCTTAAAATCATATGAGCATCTTTTAGCAACAAAAGAATTTATGAAACAGAAAAAAGCAGCGACTACGCTTAAAAATAGTGTGAAAGGCCTCGATGAATTTGATGAAAACCAAATTAAAAGTCACATTATTTATGAAATTTTGATGATCAATAAAATATTGAATGATAGATATTCTAAAATTTCAAACTAA